One Burkholderia sp. 9120 genomic window, GTCTGCTGAAGCGCCGCCGCCTGCTGCTCGGTACGCGCCGACAGATCCGCGTTGCCCGCCGCGATTTCGTTGGCGCCCTGCGTAATGGCTGTAGTGCTGCCGCGCACCTTGCCCACCGTTTCCACCAGACCGTCACGCATCTTCGTCAGCGCGCCCAGCAACTGGCCCATCTCGTTGCGCGATTTGACCTTGATGGCCACGCTCAGATCGCCAGCGGCGATCCGCTCGAAGTGTTTGACGGTCGCATTGACCGGCTTGATGAGCGCCGCCGACAACGCGACCCGCGCCACCACACTGATCACGATCGCGATCACACCGATCACGCCGAACAGCAGCGTAGCGAGCTGAAAACGCTGCGCGGCGGTGGCTGCCTGCTGATGCTGACTCTCGGTCTGCGCATGCTCGAGCGCATCGATCGCCTTCGAATAGACCGCGTAGAAACCGTTCGCGGTTTCGCCCTGAATGTTGCGGAAGGTATTGAAGTCGAAATCGTTGAGCGCCTTGAACTCCGGCTCGATCGCCTTTTCGACCAGCGCGCTGCGCGCCTGCTCGACGCTCTGCGCGAGGCGCTGTTCTTCGGCGCTGGCGAACGGACCGGCCATGTAATTGCGGAAGTCGTTGTTCGATTCGACCAGCACCTTGTGCGCGGCCGGCAGCAGGTCGTCGGTCTGCTTGCCGACGCTGAACAGCGTCTGATACGAACCCACCGCCAGTTGCACCTGCAACAGCTTCTCGGAACTGGCCTTCAGATGCGATAACGCGACGGCGCTACGCTGGGTGTCGTCGAGACTGCCGTTGGCGAGCTTGAGCGCGCCATAGCCGACGGCGATCACCGTCAGCAGGAAGGCGACGAACACGCTGATCAACAGCGTCAGGCCGCCACGAATTGTGATGTTGTTTAGCATTGGATCTCCGGAGCGTCTTGTCGAGCGGCGGCGAAGCAGGCCGGCCTGCGTTGTGCCGTGTTATGCCGTGTTTTTCGTGCTGGATTCGTGCTTGACTTACACTTCGCCGCATCCAGGTTAACGACCGCGCCGAGGCCTCGTTAAATAGGTGGAATCCATGACTGGCAAGGCTTTGCCGGCCGTTTTCTCGCCACTATCTGGGATTTGACGCCGCTCGCGCGCCCAGCGCGCTTTTCCGGAGCCGTCGCGTTTCGTTTGTATAATTCGGCGTCTTCGCTCAGGCCCACTTTCATGCTTAGTTTTGCGCTCGGCTTTCTCGTTTCACTGCTGATCACGCTGTTGATCGTGCGCTATGCGCATCTGCATGAAAAATTCTCCACCGACACCGATCTGGCCGGCGTGCAGAAATTCCACGTGCATCCGGTGCCGCGCATCGGCGGCGTGGGGATTCTGCTTGGGCTGATCGCGTCCGCGGTGCAGTTGCATCACGCGTATCCGGCCGTGTCGGGCGGCATTCTCGGGCTGATCGCGTGCGGCATGCCGGCTTTCGGCTCGGGCATGATCGAGGATCTGACCAAGCGCGTATCGCCGCTGGCGCGCCTCGTCTGCACGATGGCCGCCGCCGCGCTCGCCTACTTTCTGCTGGATATCGCCGTCACGCGTATCAGCGTGCCGCCGCTCGACTTCCTGCTGTCGTACGCGGTGATCTCCTGCGCGGTCACGGTGCTCGCGGTCGCGGCGCTCGCCAACGCGATCAATATCATCGACGGCTTCAACGGGCTGGCCTCGATGGTCGCGTTCATGATGTTCGCGTCGCTCGCCTATGTGGCGTTCCAGGTGTCTGATCCGGTCGTGCTGTCCGCTTCGTTCATGATGATGGGCGCGGTGCTCGGCTTCTTCATCTGGAATTTCCCGGCGGGGCTGATCTTTCTCGGCGACGGCGGTGCGTACTTCATCGGCTTCATGCTCGCCGAACTGTCGATCCTGCTGGTGATGCGCAATCGCGACGTCTCCGCGTGGTATCCGGTGCTGCTGTTCATGTACCCGATCTTCGAGACCTGCTTCTCGATCTATCGCAAGAAATTCATTCGCGGGATGTCGCCTGGCATTCCCGACGGCGTGCATCTGCACATGCTGGTTTATAAGCGCTTGATGCGCTGGGCGGTGGGTGCGCGCACTGCGCGCGAATTGACGCGGCGCAACTCGCTGACTTCGCCCTATCTGTGGCTGCTGTGCCTGATCGCCGTCGTGCCCGCCACCCTGTTCTGGCGGCATACGCTGCATCTGTTCTGCTTCGTGGTCGTGTTCGCGCTGACTTACGTCTGGCTTTACGTCAGCATCGTGCGCTTCAAATCGCCGCGCTGGATGGTAGTCAGGAAAGCCAAGCGCTAATCGGTAAGCATAAAGTCAGCACTTTGTTTGCATGGCGCGACGACCGCGAATATCATCGGACCAATTTAATAAATAGAAAGGGTCCGTTATGAAGTCGAAAGTCCATTTCTTCGCGCTCGGCTTGCTCGCGGCAAGCCTGCCGGCGTTGGCCAATACGGCAGCGGACAACGTCGTCTGGAGCGCACGGCCGGTCGCCGCGGTGAGCGCGCAGCCCGAGTGCACGGCCTACACGGGCCGGCAGATTACGAATCCCAACGACTCGACGGATCCGCTGACCAGGACCTTGAAAGTGGTCGGCACGATAGCGGCCGCAGGAGCCGTGAGCGCCGCGACGAAAGCGGGTGGTCAGCCGGGGCCGAATCCCTGCAGCGGGCTCTGAGGTGGTCCTAAGGAACGGTGTAGCCAGATAGGAAGAAGGTACAATCATGGGCCAGTAGATACGGCCCAACACGGCGCACTTCGACGTCGTGACGGCCGTCTAAAGTTAAAAAGATATGTCGACGCCCGTTACGCCTTCTTCCCTGAGCGTCAGCCCCCGAAGCCTGTTGCCAGCGTTTTTTCTGCTTACGTATCCTGCGCTCACCCTGCTCATGCATGGCGGCGGGAGCGCCATATCGATTGCAGCCTCGGTCATCTCGCTTGCGCTGCTGCTGAGCCCTAAACGCTGGACCGGCCTCGCGCCGCTCCACTGGGACCCTGTGGATGCACGCCTGTGCGTCGCGATGGCCTGCCCGCTCGCGGCGGTGCTGATCAGTGAGATTGCGCACGCGAAGGTGGTGCCCAATACGCTCGATTCGCCGGCGCGCTTCCTCGCCGCGATGCCGCTCTTTCTGGTCTTGCGACAATTGCTGCCGCGTACGCTCGCGTGGAGCGATCTGTCGTTCGCGTTAGGCGCGCTGATATCGCTCGCGATTCTGCTCATCGCGCCGCAAAACACGAACATCGGCCGGGTTAGCAGCAGTTTTCTGAATCCGATTCACTATGGCGATATCGCATTGGTACTCGGCGCGTTGTCAATTCTTTCGCTGAACTGGTGGCGTAAGGACGGCCTCGCGGTGAGGGTTCTCAAGATTGCCGGGCTGATTGCCGGACTCACTGCGTCGGTGCTGACCGGCTCGCGCGGCGGTTGGGTCGCCTTGCCGGTGGTGGCCGTGCTGATTGTGTATGTGCGTGGCCGCGGCAAGTCGCGTCGCTGGAAAGTGCTGTTGCCGCTCGCGATCGTCGCGATCCTGGCTGGCGTGTTTGTTTTTTCGTCTTCCGCGCGAGACCGGGTCATCGACCTGTCAACGGATCTGACCAGCTACGAGCATGGACAGCGCGACACGTCGCTCGGCATCCGTCTGCAGTTGTATGAGACGGCGCTCAAGATCGTCGAGAGCCATCCGCTTCTCGGATTGGGCGCGCATGGCTTTCGCGACAGCATGCAGTCGTTTGCCAACGCAGGCATGCTCACTCCGTTAGCCGCGCAAAACGGCAAGGGCGAGACGCATAACCAGTTCTTCGCTTATCTGACGGATTACGGTATTCTCGGCGGCCTTGCGCTGCTGTCGATCTACATCGTGCCGGGCGTACTCTTCTGGAAGCGGCTTAGTGCGCCGGCAGGCCCCGCTAATCGCGCCGCGCTGATGGGGCTGACGTTCGTGGTGTCGTTCTGGATTTTCGGTCTGACGGTCGAAACGTTCGACCTGAAAATGACCGTCGCCTTCTATGCGACGATGATCGCAATGCTCGCAGCGCTGGCTACCTATGCCGACAAGGCCGGCAACGCCGCAAGCGTTCCACCTCGATAACGCTGGTCTTCGCAGACGGATAGCCGGACACGCGCCCGGCCTACTGCGCAATTCCTTTTCCGACCTGAACTCCCGCCGAACAGAAATCAGCCGCGACGCATGTGACCGCGGCAGATTCCTTTTGCGGGATCACACACCGCCGCTTTGCGGGCGCGGCGTCGGGCCCGAAACGACGGACGGACGCACCGTCGGTAAGCTCTGCAGCACTGGCGCCATGGTGGTTTGATACTCCGGCACCCAGCGGCGCAAATCGCGGCGCACTTCCTCGTCGGATAGGACGCGGCGCTGCATCAGCCACGGCAGCAGCTCGTCGAGCAGATGGTCCGGTACTTCGCGCGCGCGTGCGATGCGCAGCTTCGGATGCGGCGTACGCGTGGTGGTCTCGTCGTCCGCAAGCAGTTCCTCGTAAAGCTTTTCGCCCGGCCGCAAACCGGTGAACACGATGCGAATCTGCTCTTCGGTGAAACCGTGCAGACGAATCAGATCGCGGGCGAGATCAGTGATTCGCACAGGCTCGCCCATGTCCAGAATGAATATCTCGCCGCCACGCCCCATGCTGGATGCCTGCAGCACGAGTTGCGACGCTTCCGGAATCGTCATGAAAAAGCGTGTGATTTCCGGGTGCGTCACCGTGATGGGACCGCCTTTGCCGATCTGCTCTTCGAACTTCGGAATCACGCTGCCCGCGCTGCCCAACACGTTGCCGAAACGAACGGTCTCGAACTGCGTGTTCTCGCTCGTTTGCTGCAACGCCTGACAGGCCATTTCCGCGAGCCGCTTACTCGCGCCCATCACGTTGGTGGGATTGACGGCTTTGTCGGTGGAGACCAGCACGAAATGCTTTACGTTGTGGCGTATCGCCGCGCGGGCCACCCGATAGGTGCCGAGCACGTTGTTGCGCACCGCCTGCCATGCGTTCAGCTCTTCCATGAGCGGCACATGCTTGTAGGCAGCAGCATGGAATACGATGTGCGGCATGTAGCGCGACACGACCTGGTCGAGCAGCAGCGAATCCTTCGCATCACCAACGATAGGAATCACGGACAAATCCGGAAAGCGGTCGCGCAGTTCTTCAGTGAGCCGGTACATCGCGAACTCGGACAGATCGTAGGCGACCAGTTGCGCGGGCGCGAAACGCAATATCTGCCGGCAGAGTTCCGAGCCGATCGAACCGCCCGCGCCGGTCACCATCACCACGCGGCCATGCAGCAGTGCCTCGACGTGCGGTGTGTCGATCGTCACGGCGGCGCGGCCGAGCAGATCTTCGAGATCGATCTGCCGAACGCGCGACAGGAACGCCTGACCTTGCGTGAGCGTGGTGAGCGCGGGCAGCACCATGGCGCGCACGCCGGCATTCAGACACAGCGCCGCCACGCGCCGCTGGTTTTCGACGGAGGCCGAAGGGATCGCGATGATCGCGTGCGCCGCGTCGAATTTTTCCGCCCAACGCGACAGATCGCTGATCGCACCGAGCACCTTATAGCCGTAGATTTCGCGGCCTTGCTTGGCCGTATCGTCGTCGAGCAGACCGACCAGCCGCCACTCACTGGAGCGCGACAATTCGCGCGCCAGACTCGCGCCCGCGCTGCCCGCGCCAAGCACGATAACCGGCTTGCCCTGAGCGACGAGGCCGCCATAAAGATAGAACTCTTTGGCGGCGCGATAGAGCGCACGCGGACCGCCCATCGCGAGGAACAGAAGCAACGGCGATGCGATCAACACCGAGCGCGGAACGATCGGCACCGGCTGCACCACCACCGACACGACCATCACGGTGAGCGCGCCCCACCCCACTGCCTTCGAGATGCGTATCAGGTCCGGCAGGCTGGCGAACACCCAGATCCCGCGATACAGGCCGAATAGCCTGAACATCAGGCCATAAACAGGAATCACCCACACCAGTGCTCTCAGCGCACCACCCCAGAACTCGGTCGGGACGGGACCGTTGAATCGAATCATGTACGCGCCGAGCCATGCTCCCATGACTGCGCATAAATCGAAGATGAAGGCAATGAACGATATCCATGAGGATTTATGTCGAAACATCGGGGCCACACCTCCTATTGCTGTTGCTCAGAAACAATGCCGATGAAGGCCGCCAGATGTGCAGTGAACTTGCGCATGGAAGACTGCGCACGCATGAGGCACATCTATAAAACCGGACGGT contains:
- a CDS encoding methyl-accepting chemotaxis protein, translating into MLNNITIRGGLTLLISVFVAFLLTVIAVGYGALKLANGSLDDTQRSAVALSHLKASSEKLLQVQLAVGSYQTLFSVGKQTDDLLPAAHKVLVESNNDFRNYMAGPFASAEEQRLAQSVEQARSALVEKAIEPEFKALNDFDFNTFRNIQGETANGFYAVYSKAIDALEHAQTESQHQQAATAAQRFQLATLLFGVIGVIAIVISVVARVALSAALIKPVNATVKHFERIAAGDLSVAIKVKSRNEMGQLLGALTKMRDGLVETVGKVRGSTTAITQGANEIAAGNADLSARTEQQAAALQQTAASMEQLSATVKQNADNAKQANRLAHGALDTVTRGGTVVSRVTETMDGISASSRKVAEIIGMIEGIAFQTNILALNAAVEAARAGEQGRGFAVVASEVRSLAQRSGAAAKEIKELIGESAAKVEQGASLVSDAQKTIHEAMSAVQRVTGVMSEIEASALEQSDGIEQVNKAVSQIDEVTQHNAALVEEAAAAAKSLEEHAVALRDAVAVFRLEGMVA
- a CDS encoding glycosyltransferase; translation: MLSFALGFLVSLLITLLIVRYAHLHEKFSTDTDLAGVQKFHVHPVPRIGGVGILLGLIASAVQLHHAYPAVSGGILGLIACGMPAFGSGMIEDLTKRVSPLARLVCTMAAAALAYFLLDIAVTRISVPPLDFLLSYAVISCAVTVLAVAALANAINIIDGFNGLASMVAFMMFASLAYVAFQVSDPVVLSASFMMMGAVLGFFIWNFPAGLIFLGDGGAYFIGFMLAELSILLVMRNRDVSAWYPVLLFMYPIFETCFSIYRKKFIRGMSPGIPDGVHLHMLVYKRLMRWAVGARTARELTRRNSLTSPYLWLLCLIAVVPATLFWRHTLHLFCFVVVFALTYVWLYVSIVRFKSPRWMVVRKAKR
- a CDS encoding O-antigen ligase translates to MPAFFLLTYPALTLLMHGGGSAISIAASVISLALLLSPKRWTGLAPLHWDPVDARLCVAMACPLAAVLISEIAHAKVVPNTLDSPARFLAAMPLFLVLRQLLPRTLAWSDLSFALGALISLAILLIAPQNTNIGRVSSSFLNPIHYGDIALVLGALSILSLNWWRKDGLAVRVLKIAGLIAGLTASVLTGSRGGWVALPVVAVLIVYVRGRGKSRRWKVLLPLAIVAILAGVFVFSSSARDRVIDLSTDLTSYEHGQRDTSLGIRLQLYETALKIVESHPLLGLGAHGFRDSMQSFANAGMLTPLAAQNGKGETHNQFFAYLTDYGILGGLALLSIYIVPGVLFWKRLSAPAGPANRAALMGLTFVVSFWIFGLTVETFDLKMTVAFYATMIAMLAALATYADKAGNAASVPPR
- a CDS encoding nucleoside-diphosphate sugar epimerase/dehydratase; translation: MFRHKSSWISFIAFIFDLCAVMGAWLGAYMIRFNGPVPTEFWGGALRALVWVIPVYGLMFRLFGLYRGIWVFASLPDLIRISKAVGWGALTVMVVSVVVQPVPIVPRSVLIASPLLLFLAMGGPRALYRAAKEFYLYGGLVAQGKPVIVLGAGSAGASLARELSRSSEWRLVGLLDDDTAKQGREIYGYKVLGAISDLSRWAEKFDAAHAIIAIPSASVENQRRVAALCLNAGVRAMVLPALTTLTQGQAFLSRVRQIDLEDLLGRAAVTIDTPHVEALLHGRVVMVTGAGGSIGSELCRQILRFAPAQLVAYDLSEFAMYRLTEELRDRFPDLSVIPIVGDAKDSLLLDQVVSRYMPHIVFHAAAYKHVPLMEELNAWQAVRNNVLGTYRVARAAIRHNVKHFVLVSTDKAVNPTNVMGASKRLAEMACQALQQTSENTQFETVRFGNVLGSAGSVIPKFEEQIGKGGPITVTHPEITRFFMTIPEASQLVLQASSMGRGGEIFILDMGEPVRITDLARDLIRLHGFTEEQIRIVFTGLRPGEKLYEELLADDETTTRTPHPKLRIARAREVPDHLLDELLPWLMQRRVLSDEEVRRDLRRWVPEYQTTMAPVLQSLPTVRPSVVSGPTPRPQSGGV